GACAGCCCGACCGCGCCGAGGGTGAGCCCGCTCAGCTGGAGGAACCTGCGGCGGTCGAGGGGGTGCATGGCTGAGCTCCTGTCGTCGGTGGACCGGGGTGGTGCGGGAGGGGGGAGGGGGTGGGTGCCGCGCGCGGGTCAGCCCTTGACCGCTCCGGCGGTCAGGCCCTTGATCATGTGGCGCTGCAGCACCAGGAAGATCACCAGGATCGGCAGCATGGTCACGACCGTGCCGGCCATGACCGGGCCCCAGTTGGTGAGCCCGGCGGTGTCCTGCAGCTGGGCGAGGCCCACCGGCAGCGGCGCGGTGGAGGCGTCGTCGGCCATCAGCAGCGGCCAGAGGTACTGGTTCCACTCGTTGACGATGGTGATCAGCGCGAAGGCGACCAGCGTCGGCCAGGACATCGGCAGCACGACCCGCCACAGCATCTTCAGCGGTCCGGCGGCGTCCATCTCCGCCGCCTCGAGGATCTCCCTCGGCAGCGACAGGAAGTGGTTGCGCATCAGGAACGTCCCGAAGGCCACGCCGGCCAGCGGCACGATGATCCCGGCGAAGGTGTTCCGCCAGCCCAGCTGGGCCACCAGCGCGTAGTTGCTGATCACCGTCACCTGGTTGGGCACCATGAGGCTGGCGATCACCACCAGCAGCACCAGGCTGCGCCCGGGGAAGCGCAGGAAGGCCAGCGCGAACGCCGAGAGCACCCCGAGGGTCACCTGCACGACCGTCAGGACGGTGGTGATGAGGATCGAGTTGCGCAGGTAGTCGGTGAACGCCACGCCCGTGCCCACGCGCAGGTAGTTGTCGCTGGTCAGCGGGTCGGGCAGCCAGGTGACCGGCACGGTGTAGATGTCCGGCCGCTCCTTGAGCGAGGTGACCAGGATCCAGTACAGCGGCAGGGCGACCACGACGACGACCAGCAGCAGGCCGAGGTACCCGCCGACGCGGGCCAGCGGGCGGTCGCGCTCGTGCGCGGCGGGGGTGCTCACGCCTCCCGCCCCCGCTCCATGACCCGGACCTGGACGAGGGTGATGACCAGCAGGCCGAGGAACATGATCGTGGCCACCGTGGCGCCGTAGCCGGCCCGCTGGTTCACGAACGTCTCCTGGTAGACTTGGTAGACCATCGTCGTGGTGCCGTTGCCCAGCGGGCCGCCGCGGGTCATGACGCTGATGACGTCGAAGACCTGGAAGCTGTTGAGCAGCACGGTGATGAGCAGGAAGAAGGTCGCCGGCCGCAGCTGCGGCCAGGTGACGTGCCGGAACCTCGTCCAGCTGGACGCGGCGTCGATCTCGGCCGCCTCGTCCAGTTCCGGCCGCCGCCCCTGCAGGGCGGCCAGGTAGATGACGAAGGTGTAGCCGAGGTTCTTCCAGACGTAGGTGGCCGTGACCATGAACAGCGCCCAGTCCGGGTCCTGGTAGAAGTCCGGAGCCGCCACGCCGACCCGGGCGAGCAGGTCCTGCACCAACCCGAAGGTCGGGTCGAAGACGAACTGGAAGGCCACGCCGACGGCCGCGCCGGCCAGCACGAACGGCGCGAAGACCAGCGACCGGACGGCGTTGCGGCCGAACAGCCTCTGGTCCAGCAGCAGGGCGAGCGCCAGGCCGATGACCATCGTGCCGACCACGGCCGAGCCGGTGAAGACGACGGTGTTCCAGAGGACCTGCCGGCTGTCCTCGCTGGTGAGCCACTCCACGTAGTTGTCGACGCCGATGAACTCCGCGGTCGGCGAGGAGATGTTCCAGCTGGTGAAGGACAGCCGGATGTTGTCCAGCAGCGGGCGGTAGGTGAACACCACCAGCAGCACCAGGTTGGGCAGCAGGAACGCCGCGGCGATCAGCAGGTCCCGCCGCCGGTTGCCCGGCGGGTCGGCCGCCGCGCCCCCCGACGCTCGCGCCGGGGGAGGCGCCGGGGTGCCGGCCCGCGGCGTCGACGCCACGACCGCGCCCGGGGCAGCGGTGATCGGCTCGGCACTCACGACCGGGACCCTGTCCGGGCGCGGTGAACGGGGGGAGGCCGACTCCGGCCAGGAGGCGCACCGTTGGGTGAACACGCAGGTCGGGTCGCGCGTCACACCCCGTTCGGTGGCCCGGCGGCTGTCCGCGGACGGTCACAACAGTCCGCCCCCGCGGCCGTCAGCGGACGACGACCCGGGTCCGCTTCCGCGCCGCGGTCCGCTCCTCGCTCGCTGGCGCTCGCTGCGATGCTCCCGCGGCTGTCAGCGGACGACGACCCGGGTCCGCTTCCGCGCCGCGGTCCGCTCCTCGCTCGCTGGCGCTCGCTGCGATGCTCCCGCGGCTGTCAGCGGACGACGACCACGTGCTCCCCCCGCGGCACGAACTCCCCGATCACCGGCGCGCCGGGCACCTCGCCGCCGAGCAGCAGCCCGCCGGAGGTCTGCGCGTCGGCCAGCAGCAGCGCCTCGTCCTCGCCGACCGCGGACAGGTCGGTGTGCGGGCGCACCCAGTCCAGGTTCCGCCGGGTGCCGCCGGAGACGAAGCCGGCGGCCAGCGCCTCGCGTGCCCCGGCCAGGTAGGGGACGGCGGCCGCGTCGACCACTGCGGTCACCCCGCTGGCCCGCGCCATCTTGTAGAGGTGGCCCAGCAGGCCGAACCCGGTGACGTCGGTGCCGGCGCGGATGCCCGCGGCGACCGCGGCCCGGCCGGCGTCCCGGTTCAGGGTCGTCATCGCGGCCACCGCCTCCGCCGACTCCTCGCCGGTGGCCTTCACCCGGTTGTTGAGCACACCGATCCCCAGCGGCTTGGTCAGCGACAGCGGCGTCCCGGCGACGGCGACGGAGTTAGTGATGACCCGGTCGACGTCGACGACGCCGGTCACCGCCATGCCGTACTTGGGCTCGGGGTCGTCGATGGAGTGCCCGCCGCCGACGTGGCAGCCCGCCTCGTGGGCGGCCGCCAGCCCGCCGCGCAGCACCTCGGCGGCCAGCTCGGCGGGCAGCACGTCGCGCGGCCAGCCGAGCAGGTTGACCGCGACCACCGGGGTGCCGCCCATCGCGTAGACGTCGGACAGCGCGTTGGTCGCCGCGATCCGGCCGAAGGTGTAGGCGTCGTCGACGACCGGGGTGAAGAAGTCCGTGGTCAGCACCAGGCCCTGCCCACCCGCGGTGCGCACGACGGCCGCGTCGTCGCCGTCGTCCAGCCCGATGACCAGCTCCGCGGCCGGGTCGACCGGGCCGGTGGCGGTCAGCCCGGCCACCACGGCCTCCAGCTCCCCGGGCGGGATCTTGCAGGCGCAGCCGCCGCCGTGCGCGTACTGGGTGAGCCGGGTGCGAGCGGGGGCGGTCGTCACGCCTCCACCGTAGGCTGGCCGGCGGAGGCGTCAGGGCGCCTGGTGGCCCCCGCGGCCTCTAAAGCCGACGTGGCCGAGCACCTCGGTCAGGCGGGTTCGATTCCCGTCCGCCTCCGCCATCCCGCCCACCGGCCGGGGCCGCGCGCCCCGGCCGGTGGCCGGCACACCCCCGGCACCGGGCCTCCTCCCGACGGCGCCCGGGACGCCCGACCTCCCCGGCCGGACAGTCGTGCGCCACCGGATCGCGCCTGCCGCGGAGCCGGGCCGCCCGGCTCCGCGGCGGACCCGCCTACCCTCGGCGCCGATGAGCACCGACCCCCGCCGGCGGGTGCCGCGCACCGACACGCTGCTGGCCGACCCGCAGGTGGCCGCCGCCGTCGGCCGGCTGGGCCGCGA
This window of the Geodermatophilus sp. DSM 44513 genome carries:
- a CDS encoding carbohydrate ABC transporter permease, whose product is MSTPAAHERDRPLARVGGYLGLLLVVVVVALPLYWILVTSLKERPDIYTVPVTWLPDPLTSDNYLRVGTGVAFTDYLRNSILITTVLTVVQVTLGVLSAFALAFLRFPGRSLVLLVVIASLMVPNQVTVISNYALVAQLGWRNTFAGIIVPLAGVAFGTFLMRNHFLSLPREILEAAEMDAAGPLKMLWRVVLPMSWPTLVAFALITIVNEWNQYLWPLLMADDASTAPLPVGLAQLQDTAGLTNWGPVMAGTVVTMLPILVIFLVLQRHMIKGLTAGAVKG
- a CDS encoding sugar ABC transporter permease: MSAEPITAAPGAVVASTPRAGTPAPPPARASGGAAADPPGNRRRDLLIAAAFLLPNLVLLVVFTYRPLLDNIRLSFTSWNISSPTAEFIGVDNYVEWLTSEDSRQVLWNTVVFTGSAVVGTMVIGLALALLLDQRLFGRNAVRSLVFAPFVLAGAAVGVAFQFVFDPTFGLVQDLLARVGVAAPDFYQDPDWALFMVTATYVWKNLGYTFVIYLAALQGRRPELDEAAEIDAASSWTRFRHVTWPQLRPATFFLLITVLLNSFQVFDVISVMTRGGPLGNGTTTMVYQVYQETFVNQRAGYGATVATIMFLGLLVITLVQVRVMERGREA
- the selD gene encoding selenide, water dikinase SelD, whose amino-acid sequence is MTTAPARTRLTQYAHGGGCACKIPPGELEAVVAGLTATGPVDPAAELVIGLDDGDDAAVVRTAGGQGLVLTTDFFTPVVDDAYTFGRIAATNALSDVYAMGGTPVVAVNLLGWPRDVLPAELAAEVLRGGLAAAHEAGCHVGGGHSIDDPEPKYGMAVTGVVDVDRVITNSVAVAGTPLSLTKPLGIGVLNNRVKATGEESAEAVAAMTTLNRDAGRAAVAAGIRAGTDVTGFGLLGHLYKMARASGVTAVVDAAAVPYLAGAREALAAGFVSGGTRRNLDWVRPHTDLSAVGEDEALLLADAQTSGGLLLGGEVPGAPVIGEFVPRGEHVVVVR